A DNA window from Shewanella baltica contains the following coding sequences:
- the umuC gene encoding translesion error-prone DNA polymerase V subunit UmuC, which translates to MTPSLFALVDCNNFYASCERMFRPDLAGRPIVVLSNNDGCVVARSAEAKQLGIKMAVPVYQIVNQLRQHHVAVFSSNYALYADISNRVMTTLEQMVPKVEVYSIDEAFLDLSRLDKCIDIHQLALDIYQRIPQWIGISVCVGIGPTKTLAKLANHAAKRYPATRGVVDLRDRERQRRLMALIPVDEVWGIGRRLTKRLNIMGINTALQLADAHPKLIRDTFSVTVERTVRELNGIACDDIQEVAATKQQIISSRSFGSRIDNLEAMQQAINEYTFRACEKLRSERQYAKAMSVFVRTSPFSDATPQYSKSLSGSLVRPSNDTRDFVTLGQSLLQRIWREGHAYAKAGVMLGDFSGAGVFQLGLFDDVTPRPKSKELMQLLDKVNHSGHGKIWFAGQGIDPTWGMKREQLSPRYTTQWAQLPIVK; encoded by the coding sequence ATGACGCCCTCATTATTTGCCCTCGTCGATTGCAATAATTTTTATGCCTCCTGTGAGCGGATGTTTAGGCCAGATTTAGCTGGCAGGCCGATTGTGGTGTTATCCAATAACGATGGCTGCGTCGTCGCCCGCTCGGCAGAGGCAAAACAACTTGGCATCAAGATGGCGGTGCCTGTGTATCAAATCGTAAACCAGCTCCGCCAGCATCACGTCGCGGTATTCTCCTCCAACTATGCACTCTATGCCGACATATCAAATAGAGTCATGACCACCTTAGAACAAATGGTACCGAAAGTAGAAGTGTATAGTATTGATGAAGCGTTTTTAGACCTTTCTCGTCTCGATAAATGTATTGATATTCATCAGCTTGCCTTAGATATTTATCAACGGATACCGCAGTGGATTGGGATCAGTGTTTGCGTCGGCATTGGACCGACAAAAACTCTCGCTAAACTGGCAAACCATGCCGCGAAACGTTATCCCGCGACGCGGGGCGTGGTTGACTTGCGCGACCGTGAACGCCAACGACGGCTGATGGCGCTTATCCCTGTCGACGAAGTCTGGGGAATAGGCCGTAGGCTTACAAAACGCTTGAACATCATGGGCATAAATACCGCGTTGCAATTGGCGGATGCGCATCCCAAGCTTATCCGCGACACCTTTTCTGTCACCGTTGAGCGCACGGTACGCGAACTTAACGGCATTGCCTGTGATGACATACAAGAGGTCGCCGCCACTAAGCAACAAATTATCAGCTCCCGCTCCTTTGGCAGCCGTATTGATAATTTAGAAGCGATGCAACAGGCAATCAATGAATACACTTTTAGGGCCTGTGAAAAACTGCGCTCCGAGCGCCAGTACGCTAAAGCGATGTCAGTATTTGTGCGTACTAGCCCTTTTAGCGATGCAACTCCCCAGTACAGCAAATCACTGTCGGGCAGTTTAGTTCGCCCCAGCAATGATACGCGTGATTTTGTCACCCTTGGCCAAAGCCTACTGCAACGTATTTGGCGTGAAGGTCATGCCTATGCAAAGGCCGGTGTCATGTTAGGGGATTTTTCTGGTGCAGGCGTGTTTCAGCTCGGATTATTCGATGACGTCACGCCTAGGCCTAAAAGCAAGGAGTTGATGCAGTTACTCGATAAAGTTAACCACAGCGGTCATGGAAAAATTTGGTTTGCAGGACAAGGTATTGACCCGACTTGGGGAATGAAGCGTGAGCAGCTTTCCCCTCGTTACACCACCCAATGGGCACAATTGCCCATAGTGAAATAA
- the crr gene encoding PTS glucose transporter subunit IIA yields the protein MGFLSRIRRLVSGQTQLAGGIMVYAPVSGDIVAIEKVPDVVFAEKIVGDGIAIAPKGELILAPIDGTIGKIFETNHAFSIESPQGLELFVHFGVGTVELRGKGFKRLAQEGQEVKVGDPILSFDIDYLKDQVDSLLTPVVLANMEDVKYLDKAQGSVTAGKDVIFTVQL from the coding sequence ATGGGATTTTTAAGCCGAATAAGGCGCTTGGTATCGGGTCAGACTCAGTTAGCTGGCGGTATCATGGTATATGCCCCCGTTTCAGGCGATATCGTCGCTATTGAAAAAGTCCCCGATGTGGTTTTTGCTGAGAAGATTGTCGGTGATGGCATTGCTATCGCCCCCAAAGGCGAATTAATTCTTGCGCCTATCGACGGCACCATCGGAAAAATTTTTGAGACAAATCATGCCTTCAGCATTGAGTCTCCCCAAGGTTTAGAATTATTTGTGCACTTTGGTGTCGGCACAGTCGAGCTGAGAGGCAAAGGTTTTAAACGTTTAGCCCAAGAAGGCCAAGAAGTGAAAGTCGGCGATCCGATTTTGTCCTTCGATATTGATTATCTTAAAGATCAAGTCGACAGCCTACTCACCCCTGTCGTACTGGCGAACATGGAAGACGTCAAATACCTAGACAAGGCTCAAGGCAGTGTCACTGCAGGTAAAGACGTGATCTTTACGGTACAGCTCTAA
- a CDS encoding 3'-5' exonuclease → MPTSAANTLVVLDFETTGLSPNQGDRAIEIGAVLIEDGVITQRFSELMNPGFRISRFIEDYTGISNQMLRDAAPCNEVMARFADFIADHNLVAHNAAFDQRFLDAEFAQIRHRYLGQFGCSLLVARRLYQAAPNHQLGTLVRYKQLPTDGTFHRALADAEMTGHLWLAMLADLQQEFGVNAPTFELLQKIAKKTKADVPKFLRQYAGK, encoded by the coding sequence ATGCCTACATCAGCTGCTAACACTTTGGTCGTGCTCGACTTTGAAACCACGGGGCTGTCGCCCAATCAAGGAGATCGCGCGATTGAAATCGGAGCTGTGCTGATTGAAGACGGCGTGATCACCCAAAGATTTTCTGAGTTAATGAACCCAGGATTTAGAATAAGTCGCTTTATTGAGGACTACACAGGGATCAGCAATCAAATGCTCAGGGACGCGGCGCCCTGCAATGAAGTGATGGCGCGTTTTGCCGACTTTATCGCCGATCACAATTTAGTTGCCCACAATGCGGCGTTCGATCAACGCTTTTTAGATGCGGAGTTTGCCCAAATTCGCCATCGTTATCTTGGGCAATTTGGCTGTTCCTTGCTGGTGGCGAGACGTTTGTATCAAGCGGCACCCAACCATCAGTTAGGTACTTTAGTGCGTTATAAACAGTTGCCAACCGATGGCACTTTTCACCGCGCCTTAGCCGATGCCGAAATGACCGGCCATTTGTGGCTAGCGATGCTGGCAGACCTTCAGCAAGAGTTCGGCGTCAATGCCCCTACCTTTGAGTTACTGCAAAAAATCGCTAAGAAAACCAAAGCAGATGTACCAAAGTTTTTGCGTCAATACGCAGGCAAGTGA
- the ptsP gene encoding phosphoenolpyruvate--protein phosphotransferase has product MSITGIIVSSGIAFGQALHLIHTEHHLDYRPIPLSKIPQQQGKFAKALQELQAQLTHSQAALDSDSEIYQLIEADLLLLEDDELIEQVNDAIRTLQLSASVAVERIFAHQANELQSLDDPYLANRAQDVRCLGQRVVAAINGHLNQGLDKLDKPTILLAQDLTPAEFALLPRENLCGIVLKTGGLTSHTAILARAAGIPAILSCQFDADSIPNGTPLVLDALNGELCVNPNPDQQARLTVTFHHEQARRAALQTYKDGPAQTQDGHIVGLMANVGNLNDITHVSDVGADGIGLFRTEFMLMNVSTLPDEKAQYSLYCDALHALGGKTFTIRTLDIGADKELPCLCQEIEDNPALGLRGIRYTLAHPDLFKTQLRAILRAANHGPIRLMFPMVNQVEELDEVFALIAQCQDALEEEEKGYGELSYGIVVETPAAVFNLNAMLPRLDFVSIGTNDLTQYAMAADRTNPQLTRDYPSLSPAILALINMTIVQAKAANVKVSLCGELASSPQIAPLLIGMGLDELSVNLSSLLEVKAAICQGNIQQFSALAHTALQQDRIAGLQQCITSYK; this is encoded by the coding sequence ATGTCAATAACGGGGATTATAGTGTCATCGGGAATTGCCTTTGGTCAGGCACTTCACCTTATTCACACCGAACACCACCTCGATTATCGCCCTATTCCCCTGTCGAAAATTCCCCAACAACAGGGCAAGTTTGCCAAAGCCTTGCAAGAGCTACAGGCACAATTAACCCACAGCCAAGCTGCACTCGATAGCGACTCGGAAATTTATCAGCTGATCGAAGCCGACCTATTATTATTGGAAGACGATGAATTAATCGAGCAAGTGAACGATGCGATTCGTACCTTACAACTGTCGGCAAGTGTGGCGGTTGAACGCATATTTGCCCATCAAGCCAACGAGCTGCAATCCCTAGATGATCCCTATTTAGCCAATCGAGCCCAAGATGTACGCTGTTTAGGCCAACGCGTTGTCGCCGCGATCAATGGCCATTTAAACCAAGGGCTCGACAAACTCGATAAGCCCACCATCTTGTTGGCGCAAGATTTAACCCCCGCCGAATTTGCCTTACTGCCGAGGGAAAACCTCTGCGGTATTGTGCTCAAAACTGGCGGTTTAACCAGTCATACGGCGATTTTAGCCCGAGCTGCCGGCATTCCAGCCATCTTAAGTTGTCAGTTTGATGCCGATTCGATCCCCAACGGCACGCCCTTAGTACTCGATGCGCTCAATGGTGAGCTTTGCGTTAATCCCAATCCTGATCAACAGGCAAGACTCACAGTCACCTTTCACCACGAACAGGCAAGACGGGCGGCGCTGCAAACCTACAAAGATGGCCCAGCGCAAACCCAAGATGGCCATATCGTGGGGCTTATGGCTAACGTGGGTAATCTCAACGACATCACCCATGTCAGCGATGTTGGCGCCGATGGTATAGGTTTGTTTCGCACTGAATTTATGCTGATGAACGTCAGCACCCTGCCCGATGAGAAAGCCCAATACAGCTTATATTGCGATGCATTGCACGCTCTGGGCGGTAAGACCTTTACTATCCGCACCTTAGATATCGGTGCCGACAAAGAACTGCCTTGCCTGTGCCAAGAAATAGAAGACAATCCCGCCTTAGGGCTGCGCGGTATTCGCTATACCTTGGCACACCCCGACTTATTTAAAACCCAATTGAGGGCCATTCTGCGCGCCGCAAACCATGGCCCAATCCGCTTGATGTTCCCTATGGTCAATCAAGTCGAAGAATTGGATGAAGTGTTTGCACTGATTGCCCAGTGCCAAGATGCCCTGGAAGAAGAAGAGAAAGGCTACGGTGAACTCAGCTACGGTATCGTTGTCGAAACCCCCGCAGCGGTATTTAACCTCAATGCTATGCTGCCACGACTCGACTTTGTCAGCATTGGCACCAATGATTTAACCCAATATGCAATGGCAGCCGATAGGACTAACCCGCAGCTTACCCGCGACTATCCGTCCCTTTCGCCTGCCATTTTAGCGTTAATTAACATGACAATAGTCCAAGCAAAAGCGGCCAATGTGAAAGTGTCGCTGTGCGGCGAACTGGCCAGTTCACCACAAATTGCACCGCTGTTAATCGGCATGGGGCTGGACGAACTCAGTGTTAACTTAAGCTCACTGTTAGAAGTCAAAGCTGCCATTTGCCAAGGCAACATCCAACAATTTTCGGCACTGGCGCACACTGCATTACAACAAGATAGAATTGCAGGTCTACAGCAGTGTATAACAAGCTATAAATAG
- a CDS encoding HPr family phosphocarrier protein, translating into MYEKTVTITAKHGIHTRPAALLVKEAKTFDCDVMVECNGKQASAKSLFKLQTLGLYSGVTVRVFAEGEQAQAAVEKVSELLITLS; encoded by the coding sequence ATGTACGAAAAAACAGTCACCATTACCGCTAAACATGGCATCCACACTCGTCCTGCAGCTTTACTGGTTAAAGAAGCCAAAACCTTTGATTGCGATGTCATGGTCGAATGTAATGGTAAGCAAGCCAGCGCTAAGAGTCTGTTTAAGCTACAAACTTTAGGGCTATATTCTGGCGTCACGGTAAGAGTGTTTGCCGAAGGTGAACAGGCACAAGCCGCGGTTGAGAAAGTCTCCGAGCTGCTGATCACGCTAAGCTAG
- a CDS encoding ribosomal protein uL16 3-hydroxylase, which produces MQLDINGLTPAQFLAEYWQKKPLVIRQGFKHFQDLVSSEELAGLAMDELVESRRVYQQAGQWQAEFGPFDSYDHLGERDWTLIVQALNNWVPDAEALIQCFDFIPRWRLDDVMVSFATQGGGVGPHIDLYDVFICQGSGRRSWRVGDLGPHKEFAAHPALLHTEAFDPIIDTELLPGDILYIPPGFPHDGITLEQSLSFSVGYRTASAKDMISALADHLSEQDLGAQQISDPDRELTTRSGCVDNGDLARLRTQLTNMLTDELVSEFSGRYLTQSKCALDLPDEPLDITQDEVLAWLDEQPLIRLGGLRCLYFDINVAQGVVYINGDKYQLSAELAAVIPLLCDSNQLDKAALAPWLAHADLLTQLTEWVNLGYWYFEDLSDEEC; this is translated from the coding sequence ATGCAACTCGATATTAACGGCTTAACGCCCGCGCAATTTTTAGCAGAATATTGGCAGAAAAAACCTTTGGTGATCCGCCAAGGATTCAAGCATTTTCAAGATTTAGTCTCTTCTGAAGAATTAGCTGGCTTAGCCATGGATGAGCTGGTGGAATCTCGGCGGGTGTACCAACAAGCAGGCCAATGGCAGGCGGAATTTGGCCCCTTCGATTCCTACGATCATCTCGGAGAACGGGATTGGACTTTAATAGTCCAAGCCTTGAATAACTGGGTGCCCGATGCGGAAGCCTTGATCCAATGCTTTGATTTTATTCCGCGCTGGCGTTTAGATGATGTGATGGTGAGTTTTGCGACGCAAGGCGGTGGCGTGGGGCCGCATATCGATCTGTATGATGTGTTTATTTGCCAAGGTTCGGGACGTCGCAGTTGGCGCGTAGGCGATCTGGGGCCGCACAAAGAGTTTGCCGCCCATCCCGCTTTGCTGCACACCGAAGCCTTTGACCCGATTATCGATACTGAGTTGTTGCCTGGCGACATCCTTTATATTCCCCCTGGATTCCCCCATGACGGCATAACCTTAGAACAGTCGTTAAGTTTTTCAGTGGGTTATCGCACCGCCTCCGCCAAAGATATGATAAGTGCTTTGGCCGATCATTTGTCTGAACAGGATTTAGGCGCACAGCAGATTTCAGATCCAGACCGCGAGCTGACCACCCGCAGTGGTTGTGTCGATAATGGCGATTTAGCGCGGTTACGCACCCAACTGACTAATATGTTGACCGATGAACTGGTGAGCGAGTTTTCGGGCCGCTATTTAACTCAGTCAAAATGCGCCTTAGATTTACCCGATGAGCCATTGGACATCACGCAAGACGAAGTGCTCGCTTGGCTCGATGAGCAGCCGCTTATTCGCCTCGGCGGGCTGCGCTGTTTGTATTTTGATATCAATGTGGCACAGGGCGTTGTCTATATTAATGGTGATAAGTATCAGCTTTCAGCCGAATTGGCCGCAGTGATCCCATTACTATGTGATAGTAATCAGTTGGATAAAGCTGCCTTAGCCCCTTGGTTAGCCCATGCTGATTTGCTCACGCAACTTACCGAGTGGGTGAATCTAGGCTACTGGTACTTTGAAGATCTCAGCGATGAAGAGTGTTAA
- a CDS encoding LacI family DNA-binding transcriptional regulator, which yields MASKATSIDIAYRAGVSQSTVSRALRNSPLVNLETRQRIQAIAKELNYKVDKNASNLRTQNSHTLALLLCEDPTNDDSLINPFFLSMLGSITRATAQQGYDLLVSFQQLSSDWHADYEDSNKADGIILLGYGDYMDYEQKLERLLAQNTHFVIWGAEHNNKSVLSIGCDNHQGGLIATEHLISLGRKAFAFLGDASSHSPEFRDRYLGHVKALQTANIPVDRTKQVSAISTESSGYDAAMVLIAQGAKFDAIFAASDLIAIGAIRALKEKGISVPEQVAVVGYDDIPVASFANPPLTTIKQNTQLAGEILVDSVLKLIRGQEVSAQLIPTTLVVRSSCGIDSAPLKSL from the coding sequence ATGGCATCGAAAGCGACCTCGATTGATATTGCTTATCGTGCTGGCGTATCCCAGTCTACGGTTTCCCGTGCCCTTAGAAACAGTCCGTTAGTCAATTTAGAGACCCGTCAACGTATTCAAGCCATTGCTAAAGAGCTGAATTACAAGGTTGATAAAAACGCCAGTAATCTTCGCACCCAAAATAGCCATACCTTAGCGCTGTTATTGTGTGAAGACCCCACCAATGATGACTCGTTAATCAATCCCTTTTTTCTGTCTATGCTAGGTTCAATTACCCGAGCAACTGCGCAGCAGGGTTATGATTTACTCGTTTCTTTTCAGCAATTATCCAGCGATTGGCATGCCGATTATGAAGACAGCAATAAAGCCGATGGCATTATTCTGCTCGGTTATGGCGACTATATGGATTATGAGCAAAAGCTGGAGCGACTGTTAGCGCAGAATACCCATTTTGTGATTTGGGGCGCCGAGCATAACAATAAGTCTGTGCTATCGATTGGTTGTGATAATCATCAAGGCGGCTTGATTGCGACAGAGCATTTAATTTCCCTTGGCCGCAAAGCGTTTGCCTTTTTAGGTGATGCTTCGAGCCATAGCCCTGAGTTTAGGGACAGATATTTAGGCCATGTCAAGGCGCTGCAAACAGCGAATATTCCCGTGGATCGCACTAAGCAAGTGTCGGCCATCAGCACCGAAAGTTCCGGCTACGATGCCGCTATGGTGTTGATTGCCCAAGGCGCTAAGTTTGATGCGATATTTGCGGCCAGCGATTTGATTGCCATCGGCGCGATTCGGGCGCTGAAAGAAAAGGGCATTTCAGTCCCAGAGCAAGTGGCCGTTGTGGGATATGACGATATTCCGGTGGCGAGTTTTGCCAATCCGCCATTAACGACTATTAAGCAGAACACCCAATTAGCCGGTGAGATCTTAGTCGACAGTGTACTCAAACTTATCCGCGGGCAAGAGGTGAGTGCGCAGCTTATTCCTACAACCTTAGTGGTTCGCAGCTCATGCGGCATTGATAGCGCGCCGCTTAAGTCGCTATAG
- the umuD gene encoding translesion error-prone DNA polymerase V autoproteolytic subunit, which yields MMILGRFTKHTQYRLSLFSSLIAAGFPSPAQDYVEQTLDLNELCIKHPAATFFVKVQGDSMIEAGIFSGDILVVDRSLQPAHGDTVVAAVNGEFTVKQLQLRPVVQLLPRNALFSPIAINDESELNIFGVVTNVVKKLK from the coding sequence ATGATGATCCTAGGCCGCTTCACCAAACATACCCAATATCGGCTCTCGCTATTTAGCTCCTTGATTGCCGCAGGATTTCCGTCACCAGCCCAAGACTATGTAGAACAAACATTAGATCTCAATGAGTTATGCATCAAGCATCCCGCCGCCACGTTTTTTGTCAAAGTCCAAGGGGATTCGATGATCGAAGCGGGGATTTTCTCCGGTGATATTTTAGTGGTGGATCGCTCATTACAGCCGGCCCACGGAGATACCGTTGTCGCAGCAGTCAACGGCGAGTTTACTGTAAAGCAATTACAGCTGCGCCCTGTGGTGCAATTGCTGCCACGTAATGCCTTATTCTCCCCGATTGCCATCAATGATGAGTCAGAGTTAAACATCTTTGGGGTGGTGACCAACGTAGTGAAAAAGCTCAAATGA
- a CDS encoding ACT domain-containing protein, which yields MRMTLAVHPEQYTIHSFSPNAVLPSEVFAQDMYFIGKTQEGLSLVISSEMELDSLEQEPGWCCFEVLGPLGFSMTGILSKVSGTLADEQISIFAISTFDTDYILVKNNRLKSAIAALKKQGYHIIESKDEV from the coding sequence ATGCGAATGACCTTAGCCGTTCATCCTGAACAGTACACAATTCATAGCTTTAGCCCGAATGCCGTATTGCCCAGTGAGGTTTTTGCACAGGACATGTATTTCATTGGTAAAACCCAAGAAGGTTTATCTTTAGTCATTTCCAGTGAGATGGAACTCGACAGCCTAGAGCAAGAACCGGGCTGGTGTTGTTTTGAAGTGCTCGGCCCACTCGGATTCTCGATGACAGGCATTTTATCTAAGGTGTCTGGCACCTTAGCGGACGAACAAATCAGTATTTTTGCGATTTCCACCTTTGATACCGATTACATCCTCGTGAAAAATAATCGCCTCAAAAGTGCCATCGCCGCCTTGAAAAAACAGGGCTACCACATCATAGAATCGAAAGACGAAGTGTAA
- a CDS encoding methyl-accepting chemotaxis protein, which translates to MITFLRRFTILQRLMMMLLMAAIGTVCFASFSIKEQYSNLIEQKWLQIDGQLASMLSVIDVHRQDALKGKYSEEDAKKAAAELINQTRYSGSGYFIVIDDNNQILAHGDNASLVGTSALTFKLPNGTNPLATMLPLARAKSKTTLEYPIADPMTRAIEDKLAEARYYPQWGWTVMTGAYLSDVKASLKSVIIDYLIIMFLISVPIFAFFLVLNHSITSPLNDAIDALEDIAQGEGDLSQRINAQGKDEIAHLARAFNMFAQKIGDMVGHLQPLGQALDTDAKQLLIAVEESNQSAEHIHRETGSVATAVNQMLSTTHEMASNTQQAADAANSVKEQAQQSQVVIDNTVSNTEKLVAELKASEVITQKLGVASQQIGSILDVIRSIAEQTNLLALNAAIEAARAGTHGRGFAVVADEVRALATRTQDSTNEIQKIISEIQSGVGSVMKSNNQTQLQSDELQAQAHEAGKAMAAILQLIAHISDMNTQLASATEEQSLVTEEINRNICNISELTEVSVKANESNNHAAQSLQDISQDMSRTLGQFKI; encoded by the coding sequence ATGATCACGTTTTTGCGCCGATTTACTATCTTGCAACGCTTAATGATGATGCTTCTTATGGCCGCGATAGGGACTGTGTGTTTTGCCAGTTTTTCGATTAAGGAGCAGTACAGCAATTTAATTGAGCAGAAATGGCTACAGATAGACGGTCAACTCGCAAGCATGTTAAGCGTGATAGATGTACATCGTCAGGATGCGCTCAAAGGTAAATACAGCGAAGAAGACGCCAAGAAAGCTGCCGCTGAGTTAATCAATCAGACTCGCTATTCTGGCTCAGGCTATTTCATTGTTATTGATGATAATAATCAAATCCTCGCCCACGGTGACAATGCAAGTCTTGTTGGCACCTCAGCATTAACGTTTAAATTACCCAATGGCACTAATCCATTGGCCACTATGCTGCCATTAGCGCGGGCTAAATCGAAAACCACCCTCGAATACCCCATAGCCGATCCTATGACTCGCGCTATCGAAGATAAGCTCGCCGAAGCCCGTTACTACCCGCAATGGGGCTGGACAGTGATGACAGGTGCTTATCTCAGTGATGTGAAAGCGAGTTTAAAGTCGGTCATTATCGATTACCTAATTATCATGTTTTTGATTTCAGTGCCGATTTTTGCCTTCTTCCTTGTGCTTAATCATTCCATCACCTCGCCATTGAATGATGCTATTGATGCCCTTGAAGATATTGCCCAAGGCGAAGGCGACTTAAGTCAGCGCATTAATGCCCAAGGTAAAGATGAAATTGCCCACCTTGCCCGCGCCTTTAATATGTTTGCACAAAAAATTGGCGACATGGTCGGCCATTTACAGCCCTTAGGCCAAGCGTTAGACACAGACGCAAAACAACTCTTAATTGCAGTTGAAGAGTCCAATCAAAGTGCTGAGCATATCCACAGAGAAACGGGCAGCGTTGCCACCGCCGTCAATCAAATGCTGTCGACCACCCATGAAATGGCGAGCAACACCCAGCAAGCGGCCGATGCGGCAAATAGCGTAAAAGAACAAGCGCAGCAAAGCCAAGTGGTGATTGACAACACGGTCAGCAATACTGAAAAGCTGGTAGCTGAATTAAAAGCCTCTGAAGTGATTACCCAAAAACTGGGCGTCGCCTCACAGCAGATCGGTAGCATTCTCGATGTGATCCGCAGCATTGCCGAACAGACCAACTTGCTCGCCCTTAATGCCGCCATTGAAGCTGCGCGAGCTGGGACCCACGGCCGCGGTTTTGCCGTGGTTGCCGATGAAGTTCGCGCCCTTGCTACTCGCACCCAAGACTCGACCAATGAGATCCAAAAAATCATTAGCGAGATCCAATCCGGCGTTGGCTCAGTAATGAAGAGCAACAATCAAACTCAACTGCAATCCGATGAGTTGCAAGCCCAAGCCCACGAAGCGGGTAAAGCCATGGCGGCGATTCTGCAATTGATTGCCCATATCAGTGATATGAATACCCAACTAGCGAGCGCCACCGAAGAGCAATCACTGGTGACCGAAGAAATTAATCGAAATATTTGTAATATTTCGGAATTAACGGAAGTATCAGTCAAAGCTAACGAGAGCAACAATCATGCGGCTCAGTCACTGCAAGACATTAGCCAAGACATGTCCCGCACCTTAGGTCAGTTTAAAATCTAA
- a CDS encoding DUF3334 family protein, with protein sequence MTTNTIVTSDDILLKLCHSVAHVLSSTSASNVTHAGMVQSIARTRLKPDLGCFSIFDGGFSGLVVINFSASAAIEIYRRYMLNMGMPESELAFSHTSDEVGNVMGELMNQILGDFINKISKELQTSISQSQPKMLTINKELTISIDANLDDAVARRVSFRTENNHIFYLEFAMDKTEFIRLDEFVYDEEFDPDSLLEQHSTIGGNKDSTSNVSPWVKMADKPAIATRAIDNDADDLLDQLGI encoded by the coding sequence ATGACCACAAATACTATCGTAACGTCGGATGATATTTTACTGAAGTTATGTCACTCAGTCGCCCACGTGCTCTCTAGCACCAGTGCCAGTAATGTTACCCACGCGGGTATGGTTCAAAGTATCGCGCGCACGCGTCTAAAACCCGATCTTGGTTGTTTCTCGATTTTTGATGGCGGTTTTTCAGGCCTAGTGGTGATCAACTTTTCCGCCTCTGCGGCGATTGAAATCTACCGTCGCTACATGCTGAACATGGGGATGCCTGAATCTGAATTAGCGTTTTCGCACACGTCAGATGAAGTGGGTAACGTGATGGGTGAGTTGATGAACCAAATCTTAGGGGATTTTATTAATAAAATTTCAAAAGAATTACAAACGTCAATCAGCCAAAGCCAACCAAAAATGTTGACGATTAATAAAGAGTTAACTATTTCAATCGATGCTAACTTAGATGATGCTGTGGCCCGTAGAGTGTCGTTTAGAACTGAAAATAATCATATTTTCTACCTCGAATTTGCCATGGATAAAACTGAGTTCATTCGTTTAGATGAATTTGTTTACGATGAAGAATTCGACCCCGACAGCCTGTTAGAGCAGCACAGCACGATAGGCGGTAATAAGGACTCAACGTCGAATGTTTCGCCTTGGGTGAAGATGGCCGACAAACCCGCCATTGCGACTCGCGCCATTGATAATGACGCCGATGATTTGCTCGATCAGCTTGGCATTTAA